Genomic window (Pyrus communis chromosome 13, drPyrComm1.1, whole genome shotgun sequence):
CTAAATCGCCGCCAACCATGTAAACAGTAGCGGAACAAGCACCACAGAAAATCATCATGATGATCAAACTCACGGCAACAGTGTTTCTTAGAGCCATGACTAAAACAGTAAACAATAAACAAGCAATTAGGAAAGCAGAAAGCAAAgcgagtgaatgaatgaaatttAGATGAAAGGCAATAATGCGTGGGCATGCgtatatatagatagatagatatagTTAGTGTCCCAAACGGAAAATGTTTCCCAAATCCGGTTGGAAAACGGTTTATAAAATCAGACAAGTAGTAGGAATTCTATATAGGAATAATATTGCCCAAGCTTAACTAATAATCGAACTCCAATTTTAAGCTTAACTAATAATCGAATTCGAATTTTCTGCCGTTTTGTCCGCTGCTTTTGCTTCCAACTTCTGCTTGTTTCCATGTATGatgaaacattttattttaggcTTATTAATCAAAATGCTCTCTGAAACTGTCATTGAGTTTCAGTTCTATATCCTCTTAAACTgatattttcaactcttttgtcTTAAGTTACCCACTTCCATTAATGAATTGTtaaatttaagggtattttagacatttcaatatttacacatttatttatttctagtCTACGCACTAAACAAgtctcaattttttatttttgacaactctaattcaaatgcataaattttgggcattttttagaataaattatttaatcaatagaaaaattccgagcaacaaaatcattgtattaaccaaaataagggTTACATTTGTTCGTGTAGTCATTTCACTTGCAAGACATCCACGTATTGGCTCAAAACTTTGCAATTGAAAACTATTCATTACAACAAAATTATTATACCATTAAGCTATCCTATCCAAAATacttcccaaaccaaaaaacaaaaaatcaattaaagcaaATGTGCACAGTTTGAACAAGCTCATATGCCTAGTGGAATCAGTGCTCAACaatgtgaatttttttgtttcaaactgTGCACATTtgctttaaatgatttttttttggtttgggaagtATTTTGGATAGGATAGCTTAATGGTATAATGATTTTGTTgtaatgaatatttttcaattgcaaAGTTTCAAGCCAATACATTGATGTCTTGCAAGTGAAATGACTTTAAACAAATGTAACCCTTATTTTGGTTGATACAATGATTTTGTTGCTCGAAATTTTtctattgattgaataatttatttttttagagttgtcaaaaataaaatcgaGACTTGTTTAGTATGGCGACTAGAggtaaataaatgtgtaaaaactgaaatatcaaaaatacccttaaatttaATAGTCCAATAGCGGAAGTGGGTAAAGTGAgacaaaaaagttgaaaacatcAATTTCAGGGGACAAAGTAAGACAAAACATGTTTCAGAGGATAAACTGAGACTTAATGATAGCTTCAGGAGGCATTTCGTCTAATaagcttttattttattataaatcacAATGAAGAagcgagaatcaaacttagGCCTTTGAATTCCATGATGCAAATTTAGTGCAATAAAAGAATCCAATTTCTCATTAGCATTTGGAATCTTTGATGCTGTCTTATTTATGACATGGCTAAAGACAAGACTTATTGACTTTGTGCTTGATTGTCGATAAAAGCATTGCTGCCTCACTAGCCCTCTCATTGTGACAAGAGAGATACAAAGAGGGGTAGTGACACCGGGTAGAGAAACATTTATCCCACTAGTGAGGCCTCGAGTCACCAACTTTGAGCCGCCAACAGAACCATGGTGGGTGTAGTTGTTATTACAATTAATTTTGAGGAAATCTGAAAGTGATAGGTTTACCGAATAATGGTAGACAACAAAGCATGCGATGAAGATGTCTTCACTTGCAACCCAAGTAATCATTCTTTCTGATAAAGCAAACAAGAACACAACAAATTGAAAGATTTCAAAGTAATGGTCTGCATTACAAAACAATAAAGCTCCAGAATTCCGCATTTCAAATTTACACCATTGGTTTTCCAGCAACTTGTTCATAAAGATACAACCATCAAACAGGGCGAATAAACGTTGCAGTACTTCGCTGGTTTCACATTCTTAAAACGCTTACAGTAACTGAAAAGGCGTAAAAAGAACAGATTTATTAAATCCAAACACATTGCACAGCTTTCGGGTGTATATAGACTCCAACTTATGAACCTCGAAAAAAATCTGAAGCTTGTCCATAGCTTTGCCTAGGGTGCATAGTTTTATGGAAACAAATCAgtttatataaaagaaaaaccgGAAGAAAACAACCCAATGTTAGAAAAACGTTGGAGAATAAAACTTGCTGAACCTGGTTTCTTAAAACCGGACCCAGCCAATCGAGTTACGGGGTGTTATACTGACTTCACATCATATCCGTCCTTGAACATGTTAAAACTCGACGGTCCAACAGTGTCAATGAACCCTCTTATGGAAAGATCAGGCGCGGGTTGGTTCTTCCCCAGTAAATCGTGATCTATAAAAATGACAACAATCGTAATGTCATCGTGAAAGAACCGCCTAACTCCCTTTCCAACCTTCTTAAGGTCGTCATATCTCATCTCCCTTTTCCTAGCTGCCTCGCTCAAAGCTGTTTTGAGAAGCCTTTTTGCAATTCCCtgacattttttaaaacaaCAGAAGAAAGAACGATTGGGATCTTGATAATAaaggcaaaaaacaaaaagacgaAAGAGGTattagaagggaaaaaaaaaaaaaaaaaaacatactgcTCGAGGATTATTATGTACAATCTCCACAGCTTCCTGATTTGTCATGTGCTCCCATAGCCCATCGGATGCAAATATTACAAATTTATCATTGGGCTGTAGAACCCTAGCACATACAGATGGTTCTGCTGTTAGCACAGGCCGGCCAAGGGGCTCAGGTAGGTGAAATCTCGGAAACGTAGGATCAAGAGAAAATTCTGGCCTCTTTAAGTATGCATCACCGATAGATCTAGACACCTGACAGCAAGCAAGTAAAGAGAAATTTAAGTAATTACTAATAACTTGTCAACGATGTTATCTATCTGGcaaataaaatttgtagttaGTACTTAACACAGGAACTGAATGCTGAATGTGCATACCAGTTGATTTTAAGCAACCGCTACTGTGGGGGAGTGAAAATGTTAAACATGCGTGTAATGAAGAAATACAACACAAAAACCTAGTCCTGCAGCATCTACGACATACATGACTGATGCAACTACAAACACTGATTCTACTCAGACCGAAAAGTAACGAAAGAAATGTATGCAGTTGTGTTTGCTAACAGACACGCATCTTGATGGGGCATGTGCAGATACTAAAGCAATCCTTAAGCATTCTGAACATTTATGTTAAGGTGATTACAGAATTCGTAAGTCAGAAATCACAAACTGACTCGTTATAGAAAATGGGTATCATTAACAGAAGGAAGTTGAGAAAAGTAcagaaaatatatccaaaaACTAGAAATAAGACCAGATTTAGAAAGTAGGTACCAGGACAATACAAAAAAGTAAAACATATGTAATTACACAAGTATGCAATAGCTTTATAAACTATAATTCTATCCAAAAATCGACGACAGCAGGCAAAAACagataaagaaaaaaagggatcatgcatatttatatatatatacacatataattATTTATGCAACAAATAACGTGACGTGACAAAACCAAGCATGTCAGTTAAAGAGAGACGGAAAGTGAGTAAACCTGTATGATGCCTTTGATACGCCAAACGCCATGCTTCATAACAACAATATGTGAATCATCTGGATGCAAGGACCTGAGTTCTTGTCTAACCTCCTCCATGCTTGCATTGTGCTCCCTATTTAGCTGTTCAGCAGCTATCTTATTCGATCTACCTATAGAACCAATTACTGCTCGAGAGTCACCTAGATTAGCAACAAACAATGTTCCCCTCCAGATAACTCCAACCAGACAACAAGACCCAATTGCTGCCATTAATGGCTTTATTCCACAAGTCCTACGCACAAGAGTAAGGAACCCATCCTCCGTCGAAGAAAAGGCACTTCTAAGGATATCTTCAGATATGGTTCCCTTTTCTCGAGCATGTCCTGTAACAAAAACATTTAAATAAGTTGCaatttgaaaaatccaaaagtACATGGTGTACAGAACAACTGCAAATGGAGGGGGAAGCATAGAATACGAAAAATAAGCAGTATTGCAACAGAAGCACGGCAAGCGCCCATGTTCTTAAACTATCCTCCTCTTCCACTTCCCCAATCACATATAGCTAAAAGGCTCTCTATTGGCATATAAAGAAGGGCCCTTGACTCCAGGGTGGAAGGGAAAAGACAATgcatcaaagaaacaaaaatttcaaatttcacagaATTGTACATTCAACTCTACTCGAACTATGCAGAACAAAAAAGATAAACATAACTCAACCTCCGATTCTctcttctgatttttttttttagcataaataaattaaacctTTCAAATAACAGCGCTGTGTATATTTCAGCATCATCAAGACAAACTCGACTGACAAAAATTTACCCAGTAGAGAAAAATCCAAGACTCTGCTTTAAACCAATTGACcatcaaacaaacatacaattcacatttaagtttaaaagaaacaaCAACATCAAAGACAACACCTTTCAAAAAAACACAAATcccaaacaatccatcaaaacACACAACTCCAACAATCCCAAGAAAAAGCAGACGCTACGCCCGCAAAGTTGACTAAAGCAGTGTGCTCGGCTCACCACAAAAGCTCAAATCCCCGCAATTTAGATTAAATTAGAATATCGCTCAAATCAAAACaggaaaataaaaacccaagaaACGaaaagaatccaaaaaccaagaAAATAGGGGCTCTGGCTCACTCACTCATGAGATTAAGAAAGAGATGGTCATTAATGAAGCGAGAAGCATCAGGTCCACCGTGTCCGTCATAAACACCAACAAAGGTGGCGTCTCGGCCGGCCTCCACCTGGCTGTGATCCTCAATAACTTCATTGGCCTGCACGACAGCGAACGAGAATTCTCCATAGCTGTGCCTGTCGAGGCTTCTGCACCACAGCAAAGGGTCCTCCAACGACGAGTCGTCCACCTCATCCTTGTTCATACGGGCATATCTCCGCAATGGCTTCCACCACGTACATGCTATCCTTGTCAGCCACGAAAACATCCCTCATTTCCCAACAACAACCCCGACAACTGCTACTTTCCTCTGTAATCCGACAACGCTTTCGTGGATTTCAGGTGCTCGTTGAGAAAATTAAAGATTTGGGGTCGCTTGTTTTTTAATGAAGTTTCAAAATTTGGGAAGATTTTGGAGGATTGGCAAAATCCAAAAGGAGTTGTGATTTTTGAGACAAAAGGTTCAAGAGGTCTGTGGGTTTTTTTGAGTCTTCCTCTGTCCTCTCTGTgcgtttagagagagaaagaggagggggagagagagagagagagaggggttttGCAGAGCAACAAGGACTGCGTGGAAGGGAAGGGGAAAGTTGACGAAAGAAAGCGTGTGAGAAGCgctctattctttgttttttcgAAATGGTGTTTGTAAATTCACGGAAATGTCACTGGTGTGATGACGAAAGCGGATTTGGCAAAACATTGTtttcaaattgtttttgtttcttttttttctttttctttttttttaagaattcaaaatattttcttttgtggGGTCTCACCTCTCACTTTATACATGTCACTATCACCAAATTGTCTTTTTCTCTAAATTTCTCGTTTTATTTAATTCGTGAACAATTtcaaaaaatgtaaattaaaaaaatgatcgaAGGCTTTTTAGTGATGATGacatcatttttgtaattttaatatgAATTAAATGTAACTGtgaaaataaaagtattttATGAGGAGCTAAGATCATCTCGGAGTAAGATTTTCTTCTCTTCTATTTACATCCTCTATCCTCACATCTTCTCAcagattattttttgttttcttctagctattaaaaaatgaataaaaaacattgacgtggtttaactgtaactgttcaaataggaggagatggaaggggagagagattaggaTGGGAGAAAATCATACTCCAACCATCTCcaacttttgggttaaaacataaactttttaacctagaaaatttatgttttaactCAGAGGCAATTTTTCTGTTCCCAACCtgaattaaatttttagcccaagattattaaaaatgaatttaagcttttttttaattaacttttttttataaaaaaaatgtagattatcctcatttaattttatgaacattttaacttaaaaatatttagttTCCGATGAATATTGAAAAATACTAAATTGCCACCATGAAATTCATGAAACACTAGAAATAATTCTTTTAAGTATTTTAatcgttagatttaaatttggattgttattttttttttaccgttagattttaTCATATTAGATCTCAGCAGTTGgatttaataaatatataaattaaaaattaaaaattaaataaattaaatttggaccgttggatcaaccaacgtcCAATTAACCACAACTGTTTGATGAAGGAAAGAGTCGTTGGGCTCGGACTGGTGAATGATACACCTATGTGCCTTGGACCCCCGCATTGCCAGCTCCTTGAGAGTTGGGGTGTTAGGCGCGTCAAATTTGTCGTGGCTTGGTTTTTGGTGGGCGCGTCTACTCGCACTAGTGGGCCAACCCACTAACCCTTGCTAAATCCTGGTCGAAAAGTGCCcaaaaaaaatgagttttaacccaaaactcatttttgcATCAAGGGTTTGGAGCAAGTTGGGTGAGTttataacctaaaatttgagttttatttcaAGGGTTGGGGCAGGTCTAAGAGGGCTAGTAGCTCAAGATATAATGCTTATATAACCAAACAAAATTACACTAGTTAGTTGGAGCAGTATAACGCCTCCTTACACCCAAATTCTAAGTTGGAATTAAAGCAATCAATATTGCTTTGTCAAAACAAAACTTCCTTAacgaaaacaattactttataTGTATTTGTAGCCTTAATTTTTATCATGAATATTTATGTCAAACTAAAGATCTAGTTTTGAACTATTAAAAAAGTTTTTATTTCACTTTCTCCTCATGCTTAAAACTTACATAGCATGTACACAATCGCTGATATGATTAAAAAGAGGATAATTGATTAGCCAATGCAGATTtcaaaagtgtgattttctCTTTTAGCTATAatattataaaaagaaaaattaataaaaaagatttgaaaattttgagttttaacgataagaacaaaataaagagtaaaatgaatagtatcaggtttgactttttagtgtaaaaatatgatttttcgttaaattgaacaatattgtaggcttttcgttaaaactcccaattATAAATGGGGTGAAGCAAATTGTGCGTTGACCTTAAACAATGACAAAGTCTATGCCTCCTCTTCCCCTGAAATTGAGATTGTATGAAGCTTCCTTTTAGCATCATAAAACCTTTAGATTCCTACAAATTACAATATCCATCCCATGTGCAATGCATGTGcaactctcttttctttttctttatggcttatgaaatttatgaataatctctactaattaataaaacactcattgtcaaccaaaaatttttataaaattatcaatttaaCTAGGACAAtacaaacagaacatgaatatgaaATATGAggcaaaaatgtaatttcacacaaatattttttttttttttttaaaaaaaaaaaaacctcaccTACATATAATCATAACAtatctataattaaaaaaattaaaaaaaattaaaaaaaaaaaaaatcccacacCCACATtatctatcactctcttcctctctccttctatttcaaaaacaaaaataaaaaaatcttctcACACACAAGTGTGTGCCCATAtactagtaataataataataagcaCTACAACTTATCTTCCCCAGTTATATCCAACTATTTAAAATTAGTCacgattatttatttatttaatttacaatatatatatatatatatatatatatatatttgagtaAACTTTTTGAACAAAATATTCGATCATAATCATGATATGAGATCCAACCCTAGAGAACACGTGTGAGTGATCTGGGTAGGTGTAACCATGAAatgtaaggtcatctccaaccgagggctgaCCAGAGGACTCGTTTTAGctctctggccctccaagattttccaagatattaatattttaatgaacagtagaGAGTCATATTTgtctccatctccaaccgagagcccGAGAGCCAGAGAgctagagggctcgttttagccctgccacaaaaaattgtctccaaccgagggtcaaacataatttattatttaaatttaaaaactataacaacttaaattcaaatccaacaacttaaatttaaaaactacaacgataactggccaaaaaaccaaaaaaattagaatttaaatttaatgaatggtttaggtatttataagaaaaaaaaatagaatttttaagaatttaaaaacaaaaaaaaggccccaaaaaaccaaaaaaaaaaaaaaaaaaaaaaaaaaaaaaaaatacaacggCTAGTTGACTAGCCGTTgtatccaaatttttttttttaagcaatcatGTTGGTTATAACCAACAAGAAAGCTATATTTTCTGGCCAGCCAAGCagccagccctccagccctctagccctctctGATTCCGTGAGACCCTTTCAGATTCCACAGCCCTctgttggagatggtttttagGTTATTTTCGGCTTTCTGGCCCTCTATacccttcgattggagatgacTTAAAGATTATCAGGAAACCAACCTTTGTCCTTTTTTCAGGAAACCAACCTTTGTCTTTTTTTATGAACGGAGGAAATGCAGCGGAGGTAGGAGGAGGGAGGGACGGCATGTTGctttccaagaaattaataaaaaattgaaggcTCTCCAGAACACATGCAGCATGTGAGTAACTGTGGCTTTTTCGTTTCTGTCACAGCTTTCACTATTCAGGttgccttctctctctctctctctctctctctctctctctctctgtgtgatAATCTAGAAATATGATGAATCCACTacaacacacacacagaggCGTTCATGGGATGATGGTACAGTTGGAGATTAAAGATGTCGTTGTTGCCACGGATGGGATCAGATTTGACTCATGAGTCCCATCAGACGGTTGTGCTGTCCTTATGGTCAACATCACATGTACAAGTGCTGCTCTTTTATTTGGCCAACAAATTGGGTTAGAAACTCCATTTCTTCTATATGGATAAGAGGAGGTGGAGAATTTTTATTAGTAGAGGGTGGACACGTTTCGGTTTAAATATTCGTCTTATTGGGTATGATTCGGATTTTGGATTGAAAATTAGACCGAACCGATTGTGTTAGGAAACTAAAACTTCATACCAAACTAATAAAATTCGTGATAAAAAAAGCATCTTTATACTAATATACAATGAATTTGAACCAAGCATTCCAAAAAGGGACGATCAGATTAATACTAAGAGGGTGTTTGTTCGTTGAGCTAGACAATGTCATTGATCAAACGCTTGTGCCTGTTGTAATGCTTTTCCATGAAAACCTTTGAAGCTCCTTCAATGGCCATTCTCCATGTCTGCACATAACATCATGACAAACACAAAAAAGCATCAATATAAGTTGACTTTTCATTCCCACTTGAATTGTAACAATATAAAAGTTCACCAGTTtttatcaatgaaaaaaaacataagTCCGACTATAATGTTAAGTCTCATTCAGCGGTATGAGTTTTATGTAAGATATAACCGCTACGAAATTTTTAAATCCCTATATGCAAGATTTAACTATTTTACCCtcccccctcccctccccttAATAAAAATGGAGATAGGCAGGTTGGTTAGTTAGCTGGCAAATTGGACAAAGCTAGTGACAGCTTTACTAACAGGTCCAACAGGCTGCACCACAGAGTTGCcgtaaaaccctaaaccctaatgaACAATCTACAGATGATGGGGTTGGGGGGAGTTAGGGAGAGATGTTGGACCCTGCTCTACTAATGCTTTCTATATGCCTCAGATCACACAAGGACTGATGCACTGAtttcgggtttagggtttacaATTTAGGACAAAAGAACTAAAGCggtattagattttttttttttcacaagcgATATTGGAGAAAAGGACAATCAATGCAGGACCTCATAATCTCATATCTATGTGTGAGTATAAGCATTTACTTTTTCATACAATGTGCCGAGTACGAAACTCCCTAACTGTCGCTGGTGTCAAAACACATTTTATGTAATgtaataaatacaaaaataacaaaaatctaACCTTGTGAATTGTGCCAAAGATGGACTTGTTCCTGATATCCCTAGCCCTGAGGTGTGAAGCCCTGCCGCCATGAATCCCAATCTTCCTAAACAACGCCTTGCTTTTAGTCCCAGCAGGAAGCAGAGACCTCCTCTCCACCAATCCACTCTTCCCACTCAATGGGCTCTCACACCGCTGATCCCCATCCCCGTTCACCCGGCTTCTTTTCCGACGCTTCGACACCCTCACCGCCAGCTGTTTCCTCGCAGGAACCTCAGCCTCATCCCCGGAATCCGCAAATTTCCTCAGCAGCTCGTCGGAAGACTTCTTGGTCACATGTTGAACACTTGCAGATGCAGCAGCAGTAGTAGTATTACAAGTAGGAGTTGGAGCAGTGATAGCTTCCATTGTAAATTTGTTAAACGAGAGAGATATTGTGAGAAAGATAGTACGTAAAATTGCAATGTGGaagctttataatttatatgtacgTGTTATTAGTGCTAATACTGTATTTGTGGAAATTGGACCGTTGGGGTTAGGACTTGGGGGAATTATTTGAATAATTGGGGGAGTGGGGGAAATATAGCCGTTACAAGGGAGACAAAGAGGAGCCTGGAGGTGCAGTGT
Coding sequences:
- the LOC137713230 gene encoding probable protein phosphatase 2C 68, which produces MFSWLTRIACTWWKPLRRYARMNKDEVDDSSLEDPLLWCRSLDRHSYGEFSFAVVQANEVIEDHSQVEAGRDATFVGVYDGHGGPDASRFINDHLFLNLMRHAREKGTISEDILRSAFSSTEDGFLTLVRRTCGIKPLMAAIGSCCLVGVIWRGTLFVANLGDSRAVIGSIGRSNKIAAEQLNREHNASMEEVRQELRSLHPDDSHIVVMKHGVWRIKGIIQVSRSIGDAYLKRPEFSLDPTFPRFHLPEPLGRPVLTAEPSVCARVLQPNDKFVIFASDGLWEHMTNQEAVEIVHNNPRAGIAKRLLKTALSEAARKREMRYDDLKKVGKGVRRFFHDDITIVVIFIDHDLLGKNQPAPDLSIRGFIDTVGPSSFNMFKDGYDVKSV
- the LOC137713779 gene encoding uncharacterized protein, producing MEAITAPTPTCNTTTAAASASVQHVTKKSSDELLRKFADSGDEAEVPARKQLAVRVSKRRKRSRVNGDGDQRCESPLSGKSGLVERRSLLPAGTKSKALFRKIGIHGGRASHLRARDIRNKSIFGTIHKTWRMAIEGASKVFMEKHYNRHKRLINDIV